One part of the Vibrio ponticus genome encodes these proteins:
- a CDS encoding CLCA_X family protein: protein MQLTNFKYKSRQGPDYRHGEQVSFVDIKQTFGMGGIRVGKWVNSEEKDLAANLIFDSLADLAYILALPPHAIGLRGNLNLAFGTGGRKGVQAHYAPNQRELALAKNAGAGALAHEFWHAFDHYIAEKAFDIGDRSGPQHCILFASDCWLKNKTHFPHPLNEKLLAIFDKTLLSQDGKERHDYVSRSVKADLAMGSNYFSTPTEMMARAFEAAVESCSGITNSYLVSGTTATETLEVFPDLHHRQIIYEALQAYFKPLGEALSR from the coding sequence GTGCAGTTAACAAATTTTAAATACAAATCCCGTCAAGGTCCTGACTACCGCCATGGCGAACAAGTGTCGTTTGTTGATATCAAACAGACATTTGGCATGGGTGGTATTCGTGTAGGTAAGTGGGTTAACTCAGAGGAAAAAGACCTAGCAGCGAATTTGATCTTCGATTCACTGGCGGATTTGGCATACATACTGGCACTGCCTCCCCACGCAATAGGGCTTCGTGGTAACTTAAATTTGGCGTTTGGTACTGGTGGTCGTAAAGGGGTTCAAGCGCACTATGCACCCAATCAGCGTGAGTTAGCGTTGGCGAAAAATGCTGGTGCAGGGGCTCTTGCCCATGAGTTTTGGCACGCGTTTGATCACTATATCGCGGAAAAAGCCTTTGATATCGGTGACCGGTCCGGTCCGCAGCACTGTATTTTGTTTGCCAGTGACTGTTGGTTGAAAAACAAAACGCATTTCCCTCATCCCTTGAATGAGAAATTACTAGCGATTTTTGATAAAACACTGCTAAGTCAAGATGGTAAAGAACGGCACGACTATGTTTCACGCAGTGTAAAAGCCGATCTCGCGATGGGCTCGAACTATTTTTCGACCCCGACGGAGATGATGGCGCGCGCTTTTGAAGCTGCGGTGGAATCTTGCTCCGGTATCACGAATAGTTACTTAGTGTCTGGCACTACTGCCACTGAAACACTCGAGGTGTTCCCAGACCTGCACCATCGTCAGATCATTTATGAGGCACTACAAGCCTATTTTAAACCGCTTGGTGAGGCGTTGAGTCGATAG
- a CDS encoding IS110 family RNA-guided transposase yields MNNDSIIFIGLDTHKSFIQVAVLQGHRGAQPQQLGRIKSNKSALVKLAQQLQSKYPKATFHFVYEAGPCGYWTYRLLTSLGHCCFVVAPSLIPKKPGDRVKTDKRDAAKLAKLFKAEELTPIYVPEAEDEAIRDLSRARETAMKDLKDAKFQLKGFLLRNNVQATVNDNWSKKHLRWLTDLILPHHSQQIVLQEMIITISERMQRLQRLDNELLHQVKNWRYYPVVKAVQAMRGVRLLVALGTIAELGDLRRFDHPRKLMAYLGLVPTESSSGGKTRRGSLTKCGNSRARRLLVEGAHTYKHKANISVELQLRQEGLPKEIVDIAWQAQQRLCRRYQRLLQKGKHRNVVVVAIAREMIAYIWAIAREVVVSDVDPKTRIARLPA; encoded by the coding sequence ATGAATAACGATAGCATAATTTTCATTGGCTTAGATACGCATAAGTCCTTTATCCAAGTCGCAGTTCTGCAAGGTCATCGTGGTGCTCAACCGCAACAACTTGGTCGTATTAAATCTAACAAGTCGGCGTTGGTTAAATTGGCCCAGCAACTCCAATCAAAATATCCTAAAGCTACCTTTCATTTTGTCTACGAGGCGGGCCCATGCGGATACTGGACTTATCGCCTGCTCACAAGCCTTGGGCACTGTTGCTTTGTTGTCGCGCCATCACTCATCCCCAAAAAACCTGGTGACCGAGTGAAGACTGACAAGCGCGATGCCGCTAAGCTTGCCAAACTCTTCAAGGCTGAAGAGCTCACACCTATCTACGTTCCAGAAGCCGAAGATGAAGCCATACGAGATCTCTCAAGAGCCAGAGAAACCGCCATGAAAGATCTTAAGGACGCTAAGTTCCAACTCAAAGGCTTCCTACTTCGCAATAATGTTCAGGCAACGGTGAATGACAACTGGTCTAAAAAGCATCTACGGTGGCTGACAGACCTCATCCTCCCTCACCATAGCCAACAGATCGTTCTGCAAGAGATGATCATTACTATCAGTGAACGAATGCAAAGGCTTCAGCGACTCGATAATGAACTGCTCCATCAGGTAAAAAATTGGCGATACTATCCTGTGGTCAAAGCGGTTCAAGCCATGCGAGGCGTGCGATTGCTGGTCGCTCTAGGCACCATCGCCGAACTTGGTGATTTACGACGGTTCGATCATCCCAGAAAGCTAATGGCTTACCTTGGTCTCGTTCCGACCGAAAGCTCTAGTGGCGGCAAAACTCGACGGGGCAGCTTAACCAAGTGCGGGAACAGTCGAGCAAGACGACTATTGGTGGAGGGTGCACATACCTACAAGCATAAAGCCAATATCTCTGTAGAGCTCCAACTACGGCAAGAAGGACTCCCCAAGGAGATCGTCGATATTGCTTGGCAAGCACAGCAACGATTATGTCGACGTTACCAACGACTACTTCAAAAAGGTAAACATAGGAATGTTGTGGTCGTGGCTATCGCTAGAGAAATGATCGCTTATATCTGGGCTATCGCAAGAGAGGTTGTCGTAAGCGACGTTGATCCCAAAACGCGCATCGCAAGGCTACCTGCATGA
- a CDS encoding sensor domain-containing diguanylate cyclase, whose product MVDSIRTAILIVVVFSLLNVAHYYMNLRVFRDNLVDTTLYRTTNYITRTLNDVNQTYAYASHVLAGVYASKLQEGYSTSDMLTELKQTMKMLSVKNVGLVDIRKNLYIDSFGSVLTLDITSDRDKWIQEFVNKPIEYRYNFYDPDEVEYDALYSFFHDHKIKDNNGEVIGIFGIGIDYEAFYERIKGLDDNIFVSFVTLGGEVRLPKNVKGESIFNLFPTMTSERFQSSSHEDQIFWQYDDSQTFLVYFHYLQDINRVLLLKLDVSEYYNESKIQHFYSFLLGLAVTVLVVFANLALSIFQNKQLKHSAFYDSLTQCRNRNYLENQIKKSSYWQFIKQNGYSMIAFDIDYFKNINDSYGHAEGDRVLKQVAEIVKSSLRETDEFLRLGGDEFLILLNLNAKQTISIANRINQHVVKETMVSLSIGITEVIDQDSFESAMERASSALYQAKNNGRNQVAVRWVDNVQ is encoded by the coding sequence AACTTAGTCGATACAACGTTATATCGCACAACCAACTACATTACTCGAACTCTGAATGATGTTAATCAGACTTATGCTTACGCTAGTCATGTTTTAGCAGGTGTTTATGCGTCCAAATTACAAGAGGGTTACAGTACTTCAGACATGCTTACCGAGTTGAAACAAACAATGAAGATGTTATCGGTAAAGAATGTGGGGTTGGTAGACATTCGGAAAAATCTTTACATAGACAGCTTTGGGAGTGTATTGACTCTAGATATCACTTCGGATAGAGATAAGTGGATTCAAGAGTTTGTTAATAAACCTATAGAATATCGCTATAACTTCTATGACCCCGATGAGGTAGAGTACGACGCTCTTTACTCTTTTTTTCACGATCACAAAATTAAAGATAATAATGGTGAAGTTATCGGAATTTTTGGTATCGGTATTGATTACGAAGCGTTTTACGAACGGATTAAAGGGCTAGATGACAATATTTTTGTCTCCTTCGTCACACTAGGTGGTGAAGTTAGGCTACCAAAAAATGTCAAAGGCGAATCTATTTTTAACCTGTTTCCTACGATGACGAGCGAACGCTTTCAATCTTCATCCCATGAAGATCAGATTTTTTGGCAGTATGATGACTCTCAAACATTCCTCGTATATTTCCATTATCTGCAAGATATCAACCGAGTATTGCTGCTCAAATTGGATGTGAGTGAGTATTACAATGAATCGAAAATCCAACACTTCTACTCATTTTTGCTCGGCTTGGCAGTGACTGTACTCGTTGTCTTTGCAAATTTGGCACTCAGTATTTTTCAAAATAAGCAGTTGAAACATAGTGCATTCTATGACTCTTTGACTCAGTGTCGCAATCGCAACTATCTGGAAAACCAAATTAAGAAGAGTAGTTATTGGCAATTTATTAAACAGAATGGTTATTCGATGATTGCGTTTGACATAGACTATTTTAAGAATATTAATGATTCCTATGGTCATGCGGAAGGTGATCGGGTGTTAAAACAAGTAGCAGAGATTGTAAAAAGCAGTCTCAGAGAAACTGATGAATTTTTGCGACTTGGCGGTGATGAATTTTTAATTTTGCTGAATCTTAACGCCAAACAGACGATCTCGATTGCCAATCGAATTAACCAGCATGTGGTGAAAGAGACGATGGTTTCACTTTCCATTGGCATTACAGAAGTGATTGACCAGGACAGTTTTGAATCCGCTATGGAGCGAGCGAGCTCTGCGTTGTATCAAGCGAAAAATAATGGTCGTAATCAAGTCGCTGTTCGTTGGGTTGATAATGTACAATAA